Genomic segment of Saccharomyces paradoxus chromosome I, complete sequence:
ATGTCGCCACCATCGAGCAGTAGGATAAACAAATCAAGAACATTGGGGATAGTGGGTGCAGCTATAGCAATATTGGCCACATCatactatatatatcaaaaagTCACGAGTACAGAAGACGATAATGGGATAAGACCTCGAAAGGACGTTCCAACGgaagagaacaaaaagGCAAGGAAGAGCAAATGTATTATAATGAGCAGGTCGATACAAGGGCTACCTATAAATTGGGATGAATATGCCGCTGACGAGGTGGTTCTACTGGTACCTACAACTCAGACTAATGGATCAATCAAGCAGGCTATTGAAGATGCCTTCCGCAAATCAAAAAACGAACACAAAATTATACACTGCGATAGTATGGATGGATTATGGTCTTGTGTAAGACGGCTAGGCAAATTCCAGTGCATATTAAATTCCAAGGACTTTACGAGTAGCGGTGGTAGTGATGCGGCAGTTGTTCCCGAAGATATAGGGAGGTTCGTCAATTTCGTTATTGATAGCGATATAGAAGATGTGCTGATTGACACGTTATGCAATTAATGTCGAAAAGAGTTTCTTGTAACAGTATgtaaagaataaataattataagtataaataaaagggAAGgtataataataagtaaGCAGCTCAGTTATaagagaacaaaaatatacgaaaaaaaaagtcgtcaatataaaaaaaagaaagaaatcatCATTACAACTTGACCGAATCAATCAAATGTCTAACAATGCCAGGGTTTGACAAAGTAGAAACGTCGCCTAATTGGTCACTTTCTCCTGCTAGGATTTTTCTTAAGATACGTCTCATGATTTTACCAGATCTTGTCTTGGGCAAGTCATCTACTAAAATGATCAATTTGGGAGCGGCAAATGGACCGATGTCTTTCCTAACAGTAAAGACCAAATGCTTCTTGATATCTTGTAACTCATCATCAGTTGCGGTGGACCAACtagatttatttttcaacaccACAAATGCAGCAACTGCTTGGCCAGTCAAGTCGTCATTGAATCCCACAACAGCACATTCTGCCACAATTGAATCTTCAATGATGGCAGCCTCAATCTCTGCAGTAGACAGACGATGACCGGAGACATTTACCACATCGTCTACACGACCCAAAATCCAGATATAGCCATCCTTATCCTTTGCAGCACCATCACCAGTGAAGTAGTAGCCAGGATAAGGGTTCAAATAAGTGTCCAAATACCTATCGTGGTTCTTCCAAATGGTTCTCGCAAACGATGGCCATGCGGCTTTGACGGCAAGGACACCCTCTGCGTGGCTAGTGTTAACTTCTTCACCAGTGTTAGGATCAAGAACAACTGCATCAATACCAAAAAAGGGGAACGAGGCAGAACCTGGTTTCATTGGTGTAACACCACCAGCCAGTGGGGTGACCAGATGCGAACCAGATTCCGTTTGCCAGTAGGTGTCTACAATGGGGATTTCATTCTTACCTATTTTTTCAGAGTACCACTCCCAAACTTCAGCGGCAATTGGCTCACCGACAGAACCTAAGCAACGCAAAGTCTTTAGGGaatgattttcaatatagGAATCACCAgctcttttcaacaaacgCAAAGCAGTTGGGGCAACGTAGAATTGGGTGACTTTATGTTTATCGATAATGTCCCAGTAACGGGAGTAATTGGGGTACGCAGGAGTCCCTTCAAATACCAAAGTGGCACAACCATACAGCAAGGGACCATAAACTACATAAGTGTGGCCTGTAATCCAACCAATATCTCCAGCGGTGAAGAAAACGTCTTCTTGATGTGTATCAAAAGTGTAGCGCATGGTTAGTAAAGCTCCTAACAAGTAACCTGCGGTAGAATGTTGAACACCTTTGGGGGCACCAGTAGACCCAGATGTATACAACAAGAATAACGGATCCTCGGAATCAACAGGAGTGCATGGATAATAAGTCttgtatttcttcttctctgtTGCCCAATCCAAATCTCTTGGGGCATGGAAAGCAACAGATGGATTGTTGGTCTTTCTATAAACCAAGACGTGTCTCACGCCTGGGGTTTCTCTAAGCGCGTCATCGACAATCCTTTTAGTCTCAATGACTTTACCGCCTCTGTTGGATTCATCTGTCGTGATAACAACCTTAGAGTCCCCATCGTTGATACGATCTCTCAAGGAGTTGGAAGAAAATCCGGCAAAGACTACAGAATGAATGGCACCAATACGTGAAATGGCTAACAAGGTTATGATCGCCTCAGGAACCATAGGCATGTACACGGCAACGGTATCACCCTTGCGAACACCCATAGAGTAAGTCAGCACTTGTGCCACCTGACAAACTTCTTCAAGCAGTTCCTTGTAAGTTATAGAATAGCCTTGGCCAGGCTCGTCACCTTCGAAAATAATGGCCTTCTTGTTGGGAGTCTTCAAAGCATGTCTGTCAACACAGTTGTAACAGGCATTTAATTGACCATTAAGGAACCACGCATTATTCTGAAAGGAGGGCCTGCCCGTTTCAGGGTCCGGGATGAACACCTTATCGAATGGCTTGGACCAGTTTAAAAATTGGGTCGCTTTAGAACCGAAGAACTTAGCGGGGTCCTCAATGGACTCCTTGTGCAGGCGCTGATAATCCTGTAACCCGTCCAAGTGGGGAGAATAGTGGGTAGCAATCTCGGGCTGCAGTCTGTCCGAAATAGGCCGTTGTGGCACGATCTTGACCGAGGTCAAGTGTTCGTACTCgtgctcttttttttgctggGCGGCAGAAGCAGACTGAGAcatttttgctttcaaCTTGTCAATTTCACTTGACTGTTCTTGAGGTTTTGATGATTGTACAGCAGAGGGTGACATAACACAATAGGTAATGTCTTTTCTAGTGGTTCTTTATATGTTGTTTTGCTTATtgatagaagaagagaaatatAAGATATGACATGCTACAAGAGAAGCCAAAGGAGAAATACCCTTACAATAGCCGCCCAGTTTATATACAAAATGAAGGGGAGAACTATTTGCCACCGAGGAACTATACCCCAACTGCAATACCTGTTGAATAATAGCATCGGAGGCTCGGCGGCAATTCGTACCccaacctttttttttttactttacATTGGATCTTAAAGATAACAGGAAAAGGATGACCCCCGGTCGTTTGCCACGGCAGTCAACGGGTGAGTGCATTTGAGGGGAGCGGTCATCTCGACATCCCGGCGAAATGGAGCAGTCACACGTGGACACTTTTAGGGGATGCAGGGTACTTCGCCGTTCGTCCGGAACGATTATCACATTCATGCAGCCTTACAGGCACGTGACATGAATAGTGATATCACTGTTGACGTAAATGCACGTGATCCATTTTTAAGAGGTCGGGTAATAAcctgattttttttttgggagGATAGattaatcttttcttttttcctcttgcTTTTCTAAAATTAACCTTgctgtttctttttttttttttttttcgcgCGACTACTCAGCCATCTTGCATttttagagaaaaagataatcaTTAATTATGCCTTCACGGGAATATGTATAGAACATTATTGAAAGTATATGAatggtatatatatagaacGCCATCCTTGGAAAACATTTATACCCCTTAACCAGAATAATTTTGCTGCGCTATACCGTGCTTTACTGTACTATACTACATTCATTTCTGTTTTATTACGATTATATTGACGTGATAAAAGGATTATATTGCCATGATCTTTCTAAACACCTTCGTAAGGTGCCTTTTAACGTGCTTAGTGCTGTGCAGCGGCACAGCACGCTCCTCTGACACAAATGGTACCACCCCGGCGTCTGCAAAGCATTTGCAGACCACTTCTTTGTTAACGTGCATGGACAATTCGCAATTAACGGCATCATTCTTTGATGTAAAATTTTACCCTGATAATAATActgttatttttga
This window contains:
- the ACS1 gene encoding acetate--CoA ligase 1 (Acetyl-coA synthetase isoform~similar to YAL054C), translated to MSPSAVQSSKPQEQSSEIDKLKAKMSQSASAAQQKKEHEYEHLTSVKIVPQRPISDRLQPEIATHYSPHLDGLQDYQRLHKESIEDPAKFFGSKATQFLNWSKPFDKVFIPDPETGRPSFQNNAWFLNGQLNACYNCVDRHALKTPNKKAIIFEGDEPGQGYSITYKELLEEVCQVAQVLTYSMGVRKGDTVAVYMPMVPEAIITLLAISRIGAIHSVVFAGFSSNSLRDRINDGDSKVVITTDESNRGGKVIETKRIVDDALRETPGVRHVLVYRKTNNPSVAFHAPRDLDWATEKKKYKTYYPCTPVDSEDPLFLLYTSGSTGAPKGVQHSTAGYLLGALLTMRYTFDTHQEDVFFTAGDIGWITGHTYVVYGPLLYGCATLVFEGTPAYPNYSRYWDIIDKHKVTQFYVAPTALRLLKRAGDSYIENHSLKTLRCLGSVGEPIAAEVWEWYSEKIGKNEIPIVDTYWQTESGSHLVTPLAGGVTPMKPGSASFPFFGIDAVVLDPNTGEEVNTSHAEGVLAVKAAWPSFARTIWKNHDRYLDTYLNPYPGYYFTGDGAAKDKDGYIWILGRVDDVVNVSGHRLSTAEIEAAIIEDSIVAECAVVGFNDDLTGQAVAAFVVLKNKSSWSTATDDELQDIKKHLVFTVRKDIGPFAAPKLIILVDDLPKTRSGKIMRRILRKILAGESDQLGDVSTLSNPGIVRHLIDSVKL
- the PEX22 gene encoding ubiquitin-protein transferase activating protein PEX22 (peroxisomal membrane protein~similar to YAL055W), translated to MSPPSSSRINKSRTLGIVGAAIAILATSYYIYQKVTSTEDDNGIRPRKDVPTEENKKARKSKCIIMSRSIQGLPINWDEYAADEVVLLVPTTQTNGSIKQAIEDAFRKSKNEHKIIHCDSMDGLWSCVRRLGKFQCILNSKDFTSSGGSDAAVVPEDIGRFVNFVIDSDIEDVLIDTLCN